The Shinella zoogloeoides genome includes a region encoding these proteins:
- a CDS encoding SIS domain-containing protein, translating to MLNFDEQRFLRIQSGAVGLQKRLETVIASCLAAGAENIFFLGTGGAAILMQPAAQLLQRRSRFPAFIDMPAELALTGSANLTEKSIVVMPSLSGTTKESVALLAMLKETGATVLTLVGHEETPLGKGGDHVFVNFAEDDTSCESFYLQSLFIALAILKHRGEIENHDEIVAELARMPELLLEVKRAYEPKAEAFAKVLAGSDYHIVTGAGNVWPEAFYYGMCILEEMQWIRTRPVHASDFFHGTLELVEKGVSVILFKGEDALRPLAERVQNFAPGYTDKLTVLDTAEFDLPGISPEVRGFVSPVLLATVLERISAHLEVMRNHPLTTRRYYKRVAY from the coding sequence ATGCTGAATTTTGACGAACAGAGGTTCCTTCGCATCCAGTCGGGCGCCGTCGGGCTGCAGAAGCGACTGGAGACGGTGATCGCGTCCTGCCTTGCCGCGGGTGCGGAGAACATCTTCTTCCTCGGCACCGGCGGCGCGGCGATCCTGATGCAGCCGGCGGCCCAGCTTCTGCAGCGCCGCTCGCGCTTTCCCGCCTTCATCGACATGCCGGCGGAACTCGCCCTCACCGGCTCGGCGAACCTGACGGAAAAGTCGATCGTCGTCATGCCCTCGCTCTCCGGCACGACGAAGGAGAGCGTCGCCCTCCTCGCCATGCTCAAGGAAACCGGCGCGACCGTCCTCACGCTGGTCGGCCATGAGGAAACGCCTCTCGGCAAGGGCGGGGACCATGTCTTCGTGAACTTCGCCGAGGACGACACGTCCTGCGAATCCTTCTACCTGCAATCCCTCTTCATCGCGCTCGCCATCCTGAAGCATCGCGGCGAGATCGAGAACCACGACGAGATCGTCGCCGAGCTCGCCCGCATGCCGGAACTGCTGCTGGAGGTGAAGCGCGCCTACGAGCCGAAGGCCGAAGCCTTCGCGAAGGTGCTGGCCGGCTCCGACTACCACATCGTCACCGGCGCCGGGAATGTCTGGCCGGAAGCCTTCTACTACGGCATGTGCATCCTGGAAGAGATGCAGTGGATCCGCACCCGCCCCGTGCACGCCTCCGATTTCTTCCACGGCACGCTGGAGCTGGTGGAAAAGGGCGTCAGCGTCATCCTCTTCAAGGGCGAGGACGCCCTGCGCCCGCTCGCCGAGCGCGTGCAGAACTTCGCGCCGGGCTATACCGACAAGCTGACCGTGCTCGACACCGCCGAATTCGACCTGCCGGGCATCTCCCCGGAGGTGCGCGGGTTCGTCTCGCCGGTGCTGCTCGCGACCGTGCTCGAGCGCATCAGCGCCCATCTGGAGGTCATGCGCAACCATCCGCTGACCACGCGCCGCTACTACAAGCGCGTCGCCTACTGA
- a CDS encoding GntR family transcriptional regulator — protein MDEPLRDSRTLAVQLRDRIADLIREEGLKPGDKLPTEAQLTQRFHISRPALREALKLLEQDDVIYVEHGRGRFVSALAAVQVDRPITVFESVTDMARHYGYRTLNKVLSIAEEAPDKRVAESLRLGPADRVIRIERIRLHEDEPILYCIDYVPRSIVAGRLYDIDWSGSLMALLEEHGNRPRMSAASVSSVMLPDDVVERHDLRDFGPALLITETCFNAAGEPVNYAIDYHRGSHFSFSLTRK, from the coding sequence GTGGACGAACCCCTTCGCGATTCGCGCACGCTCGCCGTCCAGCTCAGGGACCGGATCGCCGATCTCATCCGCGAGGAGGGGCTGAAGCCGGGAGACAAGCTGCCGACCGAGGCGCAGCTCACCCAGCGCTTCCACATTTCGCGGCCGGCGCTGCGCGAGGCGCTGAAACTGCTCGAGCAGGACGACGTGATCTATGTCGAGCATGGCCGCGGCCGCTTCGTCTCGGCGCTCGCCGCCGTCCAGGTCGACCGGCCGATCACCGTCTTCGAAAGCGTCACCGACATGGCGCGCCATTACGGCTACCGCACGCTCAACAAGGTGCTCTCCATCGCCGAGGAAGCGCCGGACAAGCGGGTCGCCGAGAGCCTGCGGCTCGGGCCGGCCGACCGCGTGATCCGCATCGAGCGCATCCGCCTGCATGAAGATGAGCCGATCCTCTACTGCATCGACTACGTGCCGCGCAGCATCGTTGCCGGCCGCCTCTACGATATCGACTGGAGCGGCTCGCTGATGGCGCTTCTGGAAGAGCACGGCAACCGCCCGCGCATGTCGGCGGCGAGCGTTTCCTCCGTGATGTTGCCGGACGACGTGGTCGAGCGCCACGACCTGCGCGATTTCGGTCCGGCGCTGCTCATCACCGAGACCTGTTTCAACGCGGCGGGCGAGCCGGTGAACTATGCCATCGATTATCACCGCGGCAGCCATTTC